Proteins encoded within one genomic window of Borrelia parkeri:
- the bamA gene encoding outer membrane protein assembly factor BamA → MFLFFFVFNLVYSQENYKGKVIKSIDFNGLKNIRENDFGSILNAYLGQAYSDELFDRLQVDLYALDYFEGLIRPEFRVENDKLVITFFVKEKSLIKTVTFIDDSGVFWNSELRDKSSVNAKEALNLAKIKKSVLKFEEMYKDAGYLDVTVEFDIKEKNSLVDIVFKINAGPKYVVKEVSFEGNLNFKSRILRKYLVSKPASLFFDGKYLKSNVDKDKMKLESYYKNNGYINAKVVDSIVDIRIPSDAKKLEREVFLKYFISEGNVFKFGKFEITGNLVFKLEELQSLITFKEGDIFDDSRFEQDFAKIREKYYSDGYIFTEIVPSQTIRDEFVDYSIKILEKEKAHIESITVSGNKKTASHVILREIPLIEGDIFSLENLRMGMLNLQRLGYFGNVIPDVVPSNIEGLMKINFAVEERETASFRFGMNFGAVSNSWLPFSVFGQWEQSNFLGKGYSLSARLNLAFSEQSFRLMFEDNWFMQTRWTIGGFFDFSHSINTAYQDINGPIFTDKKEVPDPFVSWESYNNSKNFSDFNVMNYSLAKFSISGFTGYTFSNYLGKQSVVGTAQTALKYVYYDDNVNRPSNYYLRDNYNTIRFENSFGISVAWDTRNSQSLSNNGFLLKQQFDLFGGFLFGQSHFSKSTTTFERYFSLLGYQDVFTPFFDLILTLRSVYSNILPPLGNGFEIEVQPHHLIVISENFMIARGWGTLSNIYSSFVNTLQLSMPLIKNILVWDILFLDMASYSLEGQENSLFVPFSNFIFSWGFGIRSVLPQMPLSFVIAYPFHFNNEGVNRYYNYFGGFKFFLAIDMRY, encoded by the coding sequence ATGTTTTTGTTCTTTTTTGTATTTAATTTAGTGTATTCTCAAGAGAACTATAAGGGTAAGGTGATAAAAAGTATTGATTTTAATGGGCTTAAGAATATAAGAGAAAATGACTTTGGCTCGATTTTAAATGCTTATTTGGGACAAGCTTATTCTGATGAACTTTTTGATAGGTTGCAAGTTGATCTTTATGCTCTTGATTATTTTGAGGGACTTATTAGACCTGAGTTTAGAGTAGAAAATGATAAACTTGTAATTACATTTTTTGTGAAGGAAAAATCCTTAATAAAGACTGTTACTTTTATTGATGATAGTGGAGTTTTTTGGAATAGTGAACTTCGTGATAAATCAAGTGTTAATGCAAAAGAGGCTTTAAATCTTGCAAAAATTAAAAAAAGTGTTCTTAAATTTGAAGAAATGTACAAAGATGCTGGATATCTTGATGTTACTGTTGAATTTGATATTAAAGAGAAAAATAGTTTAGTAGATATTGTGTTTAAAATTAATGCTGGTCCTAAGTATGTTGTTAAAGAAGTTTCTTTTGAGGGGAATTTGAACTTTAAGAGTCGTATTCTTAGAAAATATTTAGTATCAAAACCCGCATCTTTATTTTTTGATGGCAAGTATTTAAAATCAAATGTTGATAAAGATAAAATGAAACTTGAGTCTTATTATAAGAACAATGGATATATTAATGCAAAAGTTGTAGATAGTATTGTAGATATACGGATTCCCAGTGATGCTAAAAAATTGGAAAGAGAAGTTTTCTTAAAATATTTTATTTCAGAGGGTAATGTTTTTAAATTTGGTAAATTTGAAATTACTGGTAATTTAGTTTTTAAATTAGAAGAATTGCAATCCTTGATTACTTTTAAGGAAGGAGATATTTTTGATGATTCAAGATTTGAGCAAGATTTTGCAAAAATTAGGGAAAAGTATTATTCCGATGGTTATATCTTTACAGAGATTGTGCCTTCTCAGACGATAAGAGATGAATTTGTCGATTATTCTATTAAAATATTAGAAAAAGAGAAAGCACATATTGAATCTATTACTGTTTCAGGTAATAAAAAAACAGCTTCTCATGTAATCCTTAGAGAAATTCCGCTAATTGAGGGTGATATTTTTAGTTTGGAAAATCTTCGGATGGGAATGCTTAATTTACAAAGACTTGGCTATTTTGGAAATGTTATACCCGATGTTGTTCCAAGTAATATTGAGGGTTTAATGAAGATAAATTTTGCTGTTGAAGAGCGAGAGACAGCAAGTTTTAGATTTGGTATGAATTTTGGTGCGGTGAGTAATTCTTGGCTTCCATTTTCGGTTTTTGGGCAGTGGGAGCAATCTAATTTTTTAGGTAAAGGGTATTCTCTTTCTGCAAGGCTTAATCTTGCTTTTTCAGAGCAAAGTTTTAGGTTGATGTTTGAAGATAATTGGTTTATGCAGACTAGATGGACTATTGGAGGATTTTTTGATTTTTCACATTCTATAAATACAGCGTATCAGGATATTAATGGACCTATATTTACGGACAAAAAAGAAGTTCCAGATCCGTTTGTAAGTTGGGAATCATATAATAATTCTAAAAATTTTTCGGATTTTAATGTTATGAATTATTCTTTAGCTAAATTTAGTATTAGTGGGTTTACTGGTTATACTTTTTCTAATTATCTTGGAAAGCAATCAGTTGTTGGAACTGCACAAACTGCCTTGAAATATGTGTATTATGATGATAATGTTAACAGACCTTCAAATTATTATTTAAGGGATAATTATAATACTATTAGATTTGAAAATTCTTTTGGTATTAGCGTTGCATGGGATACAAGAAATTCTCAGTCTTTATCTAATAATGGTTTTTTGCTTAAGCAGCAATTTGATCTTTTTGGTGGATTTTTGTTTGGACAGAGTCATTTTTCAAAATCCACAACAACTTTTGAGAGATATTTTTCTCTTTTAGGCTATCAGGATGTTTTCACCCCATTTTTTGATTTAATTTTAACTCTGCGGAGTGTTTATTCAAATATTTTACCACCACTTGGAAATGGTTTTGAGATAGAAGTTCAACCACATCACCTTATAGTTATTAGTGAAAACTTTATGATTGCAAGAGGATGGGGAACTTTGAGTAATATTTATAGTTCGTTTGTAAATACTCTTCAGTTATCAATGCCTTTGATTAAGAATATTTTGGTTTGGGATATTTTGTTTTTAGACATGGCTTCATATTCTCTAGAAGGTCAAGAAAATTCTTTATTTGTTCCTTTTAGTAATTTTATTTTTAGTTGGGGTTTTGGAATTAGAAGTGTATTGCCTCAAATGCCTTTATCTTTTGTAATAGCTTATCCATTTCATTTTAATAATGAAGGTGTTAATAGATATTATAATTATTTTGGAGGATTTAAATTTTTCTTAGCCATTGATATGAGATACTGA
- a CDS encoding OmpH family outer membrane protein: MAFIVFLFACFFPLNLFSVNVTKVGIVDFEKVVIEFLSPQLKSNLEQLKNHYQEKIDILNSEIKDLRKIYDESVSIHDLESAKLYGNQYNLKIDELKKLKSLAKSNLEQQKQININSLNSDGLLWGKILNGIQYIAETNGISLVMKKDNPYILYYNSTVDITDDIIKYLSEH, translated from the coding sequence ATGGCTTTTATAGTGTTTTTGTTTGCATGTTTTTTTCCATTAAATCTTTTTTCAGTTAATGTTACAAAAGTGGGTATTGTAGATTTTGAGAAGGTTGTAATTGAGTTTTTAAGTCCACAATTAAAGTCTAATCTTGAGCAATTGAAAAATCATTATCAAGAAAAAATAGATATCTTGAATTCTGAGATTAAAGATTTGAGAAAAATATATGATGAATCTGTTAGTATTCATGATTTGGAGAGTGCTAAATTGTATGGTAATCAATATAACTTGAAGATTGATGAGCTTAAGAAGCTTAAGAGCTTGGCTAAGAGTAATCTTGAGCAACAGAAACAGATTAATATAAACAGTCTAAATAGTGATGGATTACTTTGGGGCAAAATACTTAATGGTATTCAATATATTGCAGAGACTAATGGTATTTCTTTGGTTATGAAAAAAGATAATCCATATATTCTTTATTATAATAGTACTGTTGATATAACAGATGATATTATTAAGTATTTAAGTGAACATTAG
- a CDS encoding STAS domain-containing protein, protein MEKDTSQSNVFYVCKDDSVFIKLINRLTALYSVNFKTFIKNIFINNNDKINKLYIDLSETKYLDSTFMGVLIYIDNKSNEHKKTFKIINSSKEALKNLQSLGLEKILKIENREEKLQKSDMKEYFCFSAHKNTIFKSMLKSHILLSSLNRDNKKEFCTLIRRLKKENNN, encoded by the coding sequence ATGGAAAAAGATACTTCTCAAAGCAATGTCTTTTATGTGTGTAAAGACGATTCTGTTTTCATAAAATTAATTAACAGACTTACTGCATTATATTCTGTCAATTTTAAAACATTTATCAAAAATATATTCATAAATAATAACGATAAGATTAATAAATTATACATAGATTTATCGGAAACAAAATATTTAGATTCAACTTTTATGGGAGTACTAATATACATTGATAATAAGAGCAATGAACACAAAAAAACCTTTAAAATAATAAATTCTAGCAAAGAAGCACTTAAAAATTTACAATCTCTTGGTCTTGAAAAGATATTAAAAATAGAAAATAGAGAAGAAAAATTACAAAAAAGTGACATGAAAGAATATTTTTGTTTCAGTGCACATAAAAATACAATATTTAAATCAATGTTAAAATCACATATTTTACTCTCAAGCCTCAACAGAGACAACAAAAAAGAATTTTGCACTCTAATTAGAAGACTAAAAAAAGAAAACAACAACTAA
- the mutS gene encoding DNA mismatch repair protein MutS, giving the protein MKKDVTPMMRQYLNIKDKYKDAILFFRVGSFYEMFFDDALEGSKLLGLTLTKRENVPMCGVPCHTSKEYIKKLILLDKKVAICEQGLQTDSKGPLEREVVEVISPGVVIDEDFLQDDINNYLIAISDYKDYYSFSYIDLSTSRLGIILYEGNFLERLRRDIEKYSPKEIIVSEVFYYEYLEKLALDRFLVNKIPHWHFDKEIAMKSLKEHFNVLSLSALGFKEDEPYYISSFLIIDYIKNNLKNLLINIDTIHINNDSEYMFLDDVTQINLELVKNNNDLTSCYSLYSVLNDCKTPMGKRLLREYILNPLLDIVAINNRLDHVEFLNNNINLSMKLRDILSNVWDIERVISRLQMKKYVKKDFLLIKESLTAFFSAKRLLNEHSFSYWIFDDNDENNIREIYSLIDCSISKEPDELIQHGYNFEIDRLREIKNNASNYVDDYLNFERNFSKINSLKIRRINVRGLFFEVTKSYYGQVPSHFIESQTLNSVKRYKTNKLIELERDINDAEDNLLALEQEVFDDIASKIVKHSVVIKKIAKFFAYVDVVSNFAYLAKKNEYVRPTLTNNKEIILECSRHPVVEHYMKGVEGFTKNSVKIDNDKYFCLITGPNMAGKSTYLRQTALVVLMGHIGSFVPADQAIIGVTDKIFCRIGASDNISKGESTFLVEMNETANILRNATQNSLIIMDEVGRGTSTNDGLAIAYSIVEYILEHIQARSLFATHFHELSAIKHDSFVNLSMKIERQGDELIFLREVEEKPSLNSYGIYVARIAGIPLKVIKRANIILKSLTSREHLYVPEFFTSATFIINDGEEVMKEDLSYESELNDYLELKNFISKIDVNNITPFQAMNLLIEIILKTKT; this is encoded by the coding sequence ATGAAAAAAGATGTTACGCCGATGATGAGGCAATATTTGAATATTAAAGATAAATATAAAGACGCTATTCTGTTTTTTAGAGTAGGTAGTTTTTATGAAATGTTTTTTGATGATGCTCTTGAGGGAAGCAAGCTTTTAGGATTAACTTTGACTAAAAGAGAAAATGTTCCTATGTGTGGGGTGCCTTGTCATACAAGTAAAGAGTATATAAAAAAATTGATTTTGCTTGATAAAAAGGTTGCAATTTGTGAGCAAGGATTGCAAACTGATTCTAAAGGGCCTTTAGAAAGAGAAGTTGTTGAAGTTATAAGTCCTGGAGTTGTGATCGATGAAGATTTTTTGCAAGATGATATTAATAATTATTTGATAGCTATTAGTGATTATAAAGATTATTATTCATTTTCTTATATAGATTTGTCGACATCTAGACTTGGAATAATCCTTTATGAGGGAAATTTTTTAGAAAGGTTAAGACGGGATATTGAGAAGTATTCTCCAAAAGAAATAATAGTTTCAGAGGTGTTTTATTATGAATATTTAGAAAAGCTTGCTCTTGATCGATTTTTAGTTAATAAAATTCCTCATTGGCATTTTGACAAAGAAATTGCCATGAAATCACTAAAAGAGCATTTTAATGTTCTTAGTTTGAGTGCTCTTGGGTTTAAAGAGGATGAGCCTTATTATATTTCATCTTTTTTAATAATAGATTATATAAAGAATAACTTGAAAAATTTATTAATCAATATTGACACAATTCATATTAATAATGATTCTGAATATATGTTTCTTGATGATGTTACTCAAATAAACCTTGAACTTGTTAAAAACAATAATGATTTAACATCCTGCTATTCTCTTTATTCAGTATTAAATGATTGTAAAACTCCCATGGGGAAGAGACTTTTAAGAGAATATATATTAAATCCGCTTTTAGATATTGTTGCAATTAACAATAGATTAGATCATGTAGAATTTTTAAACAATAATATTAATTTAAGTATGAAATTGAGAGACATTCTTAGTAATGTTTGGGATATTGAGAGAGTAATTTCAAGACTTCAAATGAAAAAATATGTTAAAAAAGATTTTTTATTGATTAAGGAATCTTTGACAGCATTTTTTTCAGCAAAGAGGCTCCTTAATGAACATTCTTTTAGTTATTGGATATTTGATGATAATGATGAAAATAATATAAGAGAAATTTATTCTTTAATTGATTGCTCCATTTCAAAGGAGCCAGATGAACTTATTCAACATGGATATAATTTTGAGATTGATCGTTTAAGAGAAATTAAAAATAATGCAAGCAACTATGTTGATGATTATCTTAATTTTGAGAGGAATTTTAGCAAAATTAATAGCCTTAAAATTAGGAGAATTAATGTTCGAGGTTTGTTTTTTGAGGTTACAAAGAGTTATTATGGACAAGTTCCATCTCATTTTATAGAAAGTCAGACTTTAAATTCTGTTAAGAGATATAAAACTAACAAACTTATTGAACTTGAAAGGGATATTAATGATGCTGAGGATAATTTATTGGCTCTTGAGCAAGAAGTGTTTGATGACATAGCTTCAAAAATTGTTAAGCATAGTGTGGTTATTAAGAAAATTGCTAAATTTTTTGCGTATGTTGATGTAGTCTCTAATTTTGCGTATTTGGCTAAAAAAAATGAATATGTAAGACCCACTCTAACTAACAATAAAGAAATTATTCTTGAGTGTTCCAGACATCCTGTTGTTGAGCATTATATGAAGGGAGTGGAGGGTTTTACTAAAAATTCCGTAAAGATTGACAATGATAAGTATTTTTGTTTAATTACTGGTCCTAATATGGCAGGTAAATCGACTTATTTACGTCAGACTGCTTTAGTTGTTTTAATGGGACATATTGGTTCTTTTGTGCCTGCTGATCAGGCCATCATAGGAGTTACAGATAAAATTTTTTGTCGAATCGGGGCAAGTGATAATATTTCCAAAGGTGAGTCTACATTTTTAGTAGAGATGAATGAAACGGCTAATATTTTAAGAAATGCAACTCAGAATAGCTTGATAATTATGGATGAAGTTGGTAGGGGTACTAGTACTAATGATGGACTTGCTATTGCATATTCAATTGTTGAATACATTTTAGAGCATATCCAAGCTAGAAGTTTATTTGCAACCCATTTTCATGAGCTTTCAGCTATTAAGCATGATTCTTTTGTTAATCTTTCAATGAAAATTGAAAGACAAGGTGATGAACTTATTTTTTTAAGAGAGGTTGAAGAAAAACCTTCTCTTAATTCTTATGGGATTTATGTTGCTCGCATAGCAGGAATACCTTTAAAAGTTATTAAGAGGGCTAATATTATTCTTAAAAGTTTGACTAGTAGAGAGCATTTGTATGTGCCGGAATTTTTTACTTCAGCCACTTTTATTATTAATGATGGTGAAGAAGTAATGAAAGAAGATTTAAGTTATGAGTCAGAACTTAATGATTATTTAGAACTTAAAAATTTTATTTCTAAAATAGATGTCAATAATATTACTCCTTTTCAAGCAATGAATTTACTAATTGAAATAATTTTAAAGACTAAGACATAG
- a CDS encoding amidophosphoribosyltransferase: protein MWNWGILKSIFLPFCSCCHKNYVYLNALCKDCIKFFHFDVKLRDDIWYFFDYKNEYKNLVLTYKRDGQRFLGRFFANGILHFLMSIDFDLVVSIPCSFKRKIFYGFDHMEYIGNLLSNSEINYINVFKRGLGKSQKLLRGDLRHSNLENKVKLNLRYRNIKFKRVVLIDDIVTTGASMTFCKDILIRHGALSVIKLSIARV from the coding sequence GTGTGGAATTGGGGTATTTTAAAAAGCATATTTCTTCCCTTTTGTTCTTGTTGTCATAAAAATTATGTTTACTTAAATGCTCTTTGCAAAGATTGTATTAAATTTTTTCATTTCGATGTTAAGCTGAGAGATGATATTTGGTATTTTTTTGACTATAAAAATGAATATAAGAACTTGGTTCTTACTTACAAGAGAGATGGACAAAGATTTCTTGGTCGGTTTTTTGCAAATGGGATTTTACATTTTTTGATGAGTATTGATTTTGACCTTGTTGTTAGTATTCCTTGCAGTTTTAAAAGAAAAATTTTTTATGGTTTTGATCACATGGAATATATTGGAAACTTGTTAAGTAATAGTGAAATAAATTATATCAATGTTTTTAAGCGAGGATTAGGCAAGAGTCAAAAGCTATTGCGTGGAGATTTAAGGCATAGTAATTTGGAGAATAAAGTTAAATTAAATTTGAGGTATAGAAATATTAAGTTTAAAAGGGTTGTACTTATTGATGATATTGTAACAACAGGAGCCTCTATGACTTTTTGTAAAGATATTCTTATAAGACATGGGGCTTTAAGTGTGATAAAGCTATCAATTGCGAGAGTTTAG
- the rimP gene encoding ribosome maturation factor RimP — MVKIIDNSEVYNLIKNVTDQLGIEIIEINTFKKRDEGRIQIVLYKSDDFGVDTLCDLHKMILLSLEVVLKYNFSLEISTPGINRKIKSDREFKIFEGRKIKLMLDNDFEEGLILKAEADGFIFKTDTKEIRILYSDVKKAKLS, encoded by the coding sequence TTGGTTAAAATTATTGATAATAGTGAAGTTTACAATTTAATAAAGAATGTAACAGATCAATTAGGAATTGAAATTATAGAAATTAACACTTTCAAGAAAAGAGATGAAGGGAGAATTCAAATAGTTCTTTATAAGAGTGATGATTTTGGAGTTGATACTCTTTGTGATTTACATAAAATGATTTTATTGAGTTTAGAAGTGGTTCTTAAATATAATTTTAGTTTAGAAATCTCTACTCCTGGGATAAATAGGAAAATTAAGAGTGATAGAGAATTTAAAATTTTTGAGGGTAGGAAGATTAAGTTAATGTTAGATAATGATTTTGAAGAAGGTCTTATCTTAAAAGCAGAGGCAGACGGTTTTATTTTTAAAACAGATACTAAAGAGATAAGAATTCTTTATAGTGATGTTAAGAAGGCTAAATTATCGTGA
- the nusA gene encoding transcription termination factor NusA, which yields MIKGTGQMIANIANERGMSIDAIRKTVRESIMIAYKKYFGTSENALIKFDEDTGDLIVYSKKRIVEEVQDDILEILKDDAQECEVMEDGYAYIEIDPKIFDRLSIQVAKQRTKSDLQGIEDNELYLEFKHKLHKIVIGYVQQNRNGDLYVNLGSTDGVIPKKYQSPREVYGLNDKVRVLVYSVKKGKNGIEVVLSRTHPKFIEELLTLEIPEIEEGLIKIHKIVRDPGYRTKVAVYSEKEDIDPVGPCIGQKGVRIQSIIKELEGEKIDIIPYSKDIKEFIRDALTPAKIDNVYIVDEDLHKALVVVSDEQLSLAIGKMGQNVRLANRLLDWAIDVKTSSQFAEMKASGEFKQDSFEMFDKIIQDNVQEDEFEEINKISELKILDNDIVDKLVEAGFDDIDSFLDASEEKLFELGIAYEKQEEINKILKEGMVIISNDDGSIEGMKDEEELLCPECGAVINENMTFCPGCKIGLSFEFEEE from the coding sequence ATGATAAAGGGCACTGGTCAAATGATTGCCAATATTGCTAATGAGCGAGGAATGAGCATAGATGCTATTCGAAAGACGGTTAGGGAATCTATAATGATAGCTTATAAGAAGTATTTTGGAACGAGTGAGAATGCTTTAATTAAGTTTGATGAGGATACTGGGGATTTGATAGTTTATTCTAAAAAAAGGATTGTAGAGGAAGTTCAAGACGATATACTTGAGATATTGAAAGACGATGCTCAAGAATGTGAAGTAATGGAAGATGGATATGCATATATTGAGATTGATCCAAAGATTTTTGATAGACTTTCAATTCAAGTTGCTAAGCAGAGAACTAAGAGCGATTTGCAGGGAATCGAAGATAATGAACTTTATTTAGAATTTAAACACAAATTGCATAAAATTGTTATTGGGTATGTTCAGCAAAATAGGAATGGAGATCTTTATGTGAATCTTGGGAGTACAGATGGTGTTATTCCTAAGAAATATCAATCTCCAAGGGAAGTTTATGGGCTTAATGATAAAGTTCGAGTTCTTGTTTACAGTGTAAAGAAGGGAAAAAATGGAATAGAGGTAGTCTTATCAAGGACTCATCCTAAATTTATTGAGGAACTTCTTACTCTTGAGATTCCTGAGATTGAGGAAGGTCTTATTAAGATTCATAAGATAGTAAGAGATCCAGGTTATAGAACTAAGGTTGCTGTTTATTCTGAGAAAGAAGATATTGATCCTGTAGGTCCTTGTATTGGGCAAAAAGGTGTTAGGATTCAATCAATAATTAAGGAACTTGAAGGTGAGAAAATAGATATTATTCCTTATTCTAAGGATATTAAAGAATTTATTAGAGATGCCTTAACCCCTGCTAAAATAGATAATGTATATATTGTTGATGAGGATTTGCATAAAGCTTTGGTGGTTGTTAGCGATGAACAGCTTTCGCTTGCAATAGGTAAAATGGGACAGAATGTTAGACTTGCAAATAGACTGCTTGATTGGGCAATTGATGTTAAAACTAGTAGTCAATTTGCTGAAATGAAAGCAAGTGGAGAGTTTAAACAAGATTCTTTTGAAATGTTTGATAAAATTATTCAGGATAATGTTCAAGAAGATGAATTTGAGGAAATAAACAAAATTAGTGAACTTAAAATTCTTGATAATGATATTGTTGATAAATTGGTTGAAGCAGGTTTTGATGATATTGATAGTTTTTTGGATGCTAGTGAGGAAAAGCTTTTTGAGTTGGGAATAGCTTATGAAAAGCAAGAAGAAATAAATAAGATACTAAAGGAAGGGATGGTAATAATTTCTAATGATGATGGATCTATTGAAGGCATGAAAGATGAAGAAGAGTTGCTTTGTCCTGAGTGTGGGGCTGTTATTAATGAAAATATGACTTTTTGTCCAGGTTGTAAGATAGGGCTTAGCTTTGAATTTGAAGAGGAGTAA